One Mycobacteroides abscessus ATCC 19977 genomic window carries:
- a CDS encoding TetR/AcrR family transcriptional regulator, with the protein MIQYSSGVPPASNAGVARRRAILDAALTSFLKSGVAGATVEALHRESGASVGSIYHFFGSKEGVAAELYLETLRDYYNAYLAVLQSSSGPHDGVVGAVSFHLQWVAANEMRARFLFHCREFEVIEESRSTITALHEDFYSQASAWLQPHVEKRRIKPLPPRLCQALWMGPCVEYARLWLARSADFDMLAAAPVLGQAAWDAVKV; encoded by the coding sequence ATGATTCAGTACTCTTCGGGGGTGCCCCCTGCCTCGAACGCCGGTGTCGCCCGTCGTCGCGCGATCCTCGACGCAGCGCTCACGTCCTTCCTGAAGAGCGGTGTGGCCGGCGCCACGGTCGAGGCGCTACACCGGGAATCCGGCGCCAGCGTAGGCAGCATCTACCACTTCTTCGGGAGCAAGGAAGGCGTCGCGGCCGAGCTATACCTGGAAACGCTTCGCGACTACTACAACGCGTATCTTGCGGTACTGCAGTCAAGTTCAGGCCCGCACGATGGGGTGGTGGGTGCGGTGAGCTTCCATCTGCAGTGGGTAGCGGCCAATGAAATGCGGGCGCGTTTCCTGTTCCATTGCCGCGAGTTCGAAGTGATCGAGGAATCGCGCTCGACGATCACCGCACTGCACGAGGACTTCTACTCACAAGCCAGCGCGTGGCTGCAACCGCACGTCGAGAAACGGCGCATCAAACCTCTACCGCCCAGGTTGTGCCAGGCACTGTGGATGGGGCCGTGCGTGGAGTACGCCCGCCTCTGGCTGGCGAGATCGGCCGACTTCGACATGCTCGCTGCAGCGCCGGTTCTCGGGCAGGCCGCGTGGGATGCGGTGAAGGTCTAA
- a CDS encoding Tex family protein: protein MTQSVTVKSVNARLAAELAVTEAQVAAAVRLLDEGATVPFIARYRKEVTGSLDDGQLRELEERLRYLRELDERRAAVLSSIEEQGKLTDELKAALISADTKARVEDIYLPYKPKRRTKAQIAREAGLEPLADRLLADPNLVPDVVAAEFLTEGVADANAALDGARHILIERAAEDAELVGATRTKFWAEGALRTAPWSEDAAKTEAAQKYRDYFEFSEPLETMPSHRVLAVMRGEKEQVLSLNFDGGDDAPYEHMVAQSLGVNLTANTPATPWLASTVRVAWRAKLMFSASVDARLKLRQRAEEDAVGVFARNLKDLLLAAPAGTRATLGLDPGFRTGVKVAVVDGTGKVLDTCAIYPHQPQKKWDEAKATLAAFIARHNVELIAVGNGTASRETDALAAELIADIKAAGAKAPTKAMVSEAGASVYSASAYAAHELPDLDVTLRGAVSIARRLQDPLAELVKIEPKSIGVGQYQHDVTPGTLARSLNAVVEDAVNAVGVDLNTASVPLLARVSGVTESLAESIVAHREKVGAFRSRKGLLEVPRLGPKAFEQCAGFLRIRGGDDPLDASGVHPESYPVVRKILDRSGVTLAELIGNERSLRSLKPADFADDRFGIPTVTDILGELEKPGRDPRPAFTTATFAAGVEKVSDLKAGMVLEGVVTNVAAFGAFVDVGVHQDGLVHVSAMSDRYVSDPHEVVKSGQVVRVKVTEVDIPRQRIGLTLRLNDDPQQGKRSERSSAPRRDDRNRDDRNQGRRNQNRDKNSGRREESRPTGSMADALRNAGFGR, encoded by the coding sequence GTGACTCAGAGCGTGACCGTGAAATCTGTAAACGCCCGCCTCGCTGCGGAACTGGCTGTGACCGAGGCCCAGGTCGCAGCCGCCGTGCGGCTGCTTGACGAGGGCGCGACGGTCCCGTTCATCGCGCGTTATCGCAAAGAAGTCACCGGCAGCCTGGACGACGGCCAGTTGCGTGAACTGGAAGAACGGCTGCGCTACCTGCGAGAACTCGACGAGCGCCGTGCCGCGGTGCTGTCCTCTATCGAGGAGCAGGGCAAGCTGACCGACGAACTGAAGGCCGCGCTGATCTCGGCCGACACCAAGGCGCGAGTCGAGGACATCTACCTGCCGTACAAACCCAAGCGGCGCACCAAGGCGCAGATCGCGCGCGAAGCCGGACTGGAACCGCTGGCCGACCGTCTGCTGGCCGACCCGAACCTGGTGCCCGATGTGGTGGCAGCCGAGTTCCTCACCGAGGGCGTCGCCGATGCCAACGCCGCCCTGGACGGTGCCCGCCACATTCTCATCGAACGGGCGGCCGAGGACGCCGAGCTGGTGGGCGCCACCCGCACCAAGTTCTGGGCGGAAGGTGCGTTGCGGACGGCCCCATGGTCCGAGGACGCGGCGAAAACCGAAGCGGCACAGAAATACCGCGACTACTTTGAGTTCTCCGAACCCTTGGAAACCATGCCCTCACACCGGGTACTTGCCGTCATGCGCGGTGAGAAGGAACAGGTTCTGTCCCTCAACTTCGACGGCGGCGATGACGCACCGTACGAGCACATGGTTGCGCAGTCACTTGGCGTAAACCTGACCGCCAACACCCCGGCGACGCCGTGGTTAGCCAGCACCGTCCGCGTCGCCTGGCGCGCCAAGCTCATGTTCTCCGCATCCGTCGACGCCCGGCTCAAGCTGCGCCAACGCGCCGAGGAAGACGCCGTCGGGGTGTTCGCGCGCAACCTCAAGGATCTGCTACTGGCCGCGCCCGCGGGCACCCGCGCCACCCTGGGCCTTGACCCCGGCTTCCGCACCGGAGTCAAGGTCGCGGTCGTGGACGGCACCGGCAAGGTGCTCGACACCTGCGCGATCTACCCCCATCAGCCGCAGAAGAAGTGGGATGAGGCCAAGGCCACCCTGGCGGCGTTCATCGCCCGCCACAATGTCGAGCTGATCGCCGTCGGCAACGGGACGGCATCACGCGAAACTGATGCACTGGCAGCAGAACTCATCGCCGATATCAAGGCCGCGGGCGCTAAGGCACCCACCAAGGCGATGGTCAGCGAGGCCGGCGCATCGGTCTACTCGGCCTCTGCCTACGCCGCACACGAGCTTCCCGACCTCGATGTGACCCTGCGAGGCGCGGTCTCGATCGCGCGGCGTCTGCAAGACCCGTTGGCCGAGCTGGTGAAGATCGAACCCAAGTCCATCGGTGTCGGTCAATACCAGCACGATGTCACCCCCGGCACCCTGGCGCGCAGCCTCAATGCCGTCGTCGAGGATGCCGTGAACGCGGTGGGTGTGGACCTGAACACGGCCTCGGTGCCACTGCTCGCACGCGTGTCCGGGGTGACCGAGTCCTTGGCCGAATCCATCGTCGCCCACCGCGAGAAGGTGGGGGCATTCCGTAGCCGCAAGGGACTACTTGAGGTGCCCCGGCTGGGCCCCAAGGCCTTTGAGCAATGCGCCGGATTCCTGCGTATTCGCGGTGGTGACGACCCGCTGGACGCGTCCGGAGTGCACCCCGAGTCGTACCCGGTGGTGCGCAAAATCCTGGACCGCTCGGGCGTGACCCTGGCCGAGCTGATCGGTAACGAACGGTCACTGCGCTCGCTCAAGCCCGCCGACTTCGCCGACGACCGGTTCGGAATACCCACCGTCACAGACATTCTCGGCGAGTTGGAGAAGCCGGGGCGCGACCCCCGTCCCGCATTCACCACGGCAACGTTCGCTGCCGGAGTCGAAAAGGTGTCGGACCTGAAGGCCGGCATGGTGCTGGAAGGGGTCGTGACAAATGTGGCCGCCTTCGGCGCGTTTGTTGACGTCGGTGTGCATCAGGACGGCCTCGTGCACGTGTCGGCGATGTCGGATCGGTATGTCTCCGACCCCCACGAGGTGGTCAAGTCCGGCCAGGTGGTGCGGGTCAAGGTCACCGAGGTCGACATTCCACGTCAGCGTATCGGCCTGACCCTGCGACTCAACGACGATCCGCAACAGGGCAAGCGTTCTGAGCGTTCCAGCGCTCCCCGTCGTGACGACAGGAACCGCGACGACCGGAATCAGGGGCGCCGAAACCAGAACCGCGACAAGAATTCCGGCCGACGGGAGGAGAGCCGCCCGACGGGTTCGATGGCGGACGCGCTGCGCAACGCAGGTTTCGGACGATAG
- a CDS encoding DUF732 domain-containing protein: MDKLRTRVVIGIAAVGMSVGSPFSAGIAQANDHTFLDSLRAAGVFIHKDAEPYVIQAGHQACRDLHNGVPPEEVGNSFPWGHGVAPAPAPQVYLDIVQSELCPNALNPAPPPPA; the protein is encoded by the coding sequence ATGGACAAGCTCCGCACCAGGGTCGTCATCGGGATCGCTGCTGTCGGAATGTCAGTGGGTAGCCCGTTTAGCGCGGGCATCGCCCAGGCGAATGACCACACCTTCCTGGACAGCCTGCGCGCCGCGGGAGTCTTCATCCACAAGGACGCCGAACCATACGTGATTCAGGCCGGTCACCAGGCGTGCCGGGATCTACACAACGGCGTCCCGCCCGAAGAGGTGGGCAATTCCTTCCCCTGGGGCCATGGCGTGGCACCCGCTCCTGCCCCACAGGTGTACCTGGACATTGTGCAAAGCGAGCTATGCCCGAATGCGCTGAACCCGGCGCCACCGCCACCGGCATGA
- a CDS encoding GNAT family N-acetyltransferase, translating to MDAAELAELEFFAGSSTGALAPLAGLLSPLRAAAGAVLMRQREPADWFLLVGSGSGEVIHAGNGGSSVVAHLVPGTVVGEIALLRGTARTATVVATQQVQGWSGGRDAFATMLEIPGVSESLVWTARQRLATFVTPIPVRLRDGAEFYLRPILPGDSQRLARLSPRTVYRRFMGVPGKRMITYLFEVDYLEHFAWALTDEPDGLVVADARFIRHTDEPDCAELAFTVGDDYQGRGIGTLLMEALSVSAHAGGVRRFTASVLAENHAMRSILNRYGARWESDGPGVVTTILDVPRTRDLNLSPRVSIQIDVATRQMVQALC from the coding sequence GTGGATGCCGCCGAACTCGCGGAGTTGGAATTTTTCGCGGGCAGTTCGACTGGTGCACTTGCTCCGCTGGCGGGGCTGCTCTCACCGCTGCGGGCGGCTGCCGGAGCAGTGCTGATGCGCCAGCGTGAGCCAGCCGACTGGTTCCTGCTCGTGGGCTCGGGTAGCGGTGAAGTCATCCACGCCGGGAACGGCGGAAGTTCCGTCGTCGCGCATCTGGTACCCGGCACGGTAGTTGGCGAAATCGCACTATTGCGGGGGACGGCCCGCACGGCGACCGTCGTGGCCACCCAACAGGTCCAGGGCTGGTCCGGCGGCCGCGACGCATTCGCCACGATGCTCGAAATCCCGGGTGTCTCCGAGTCATTGGTGTGGACGGCGCGTCAGCGGCTGGCCACCTTCGTCACGCCGATACCGGTGCGCCTGCGCGATGGTGCGGAGTTCTACCTGCGGCCCATCTTGCCCGGCGACAGTCAGCGCCTGGCGCGGCTGTCCCCACGCACGGTGTACCGCCGGTTTATGGGAGTGCCGGGTAAGCGGATGATCACCTATCTATTCGAGGTCGACTATCTCGAACATTTCGCGTGGGCCCTCACCGACGAGCCTGACGGTCTCGTCGTCGCCGATGCCCGATTCATCCGGCACACCGATGAACCCGACTGCGCCGAGCTGGCGTTCACAGTGGGTGACGACTATCAGGGCCGCGGGATCGGGACACTACTGATGGAGGCGTTGTCGGTGTCCGCGCATGCCGGCGGGGTGCGCCGATTCACTGCCTCGGTCCTCGCGGAGAACCACGCGATGCGCAGCATTCTGAACAGGTACGGTGCGCGCTGGGAATCGGATGGGCCGGGCGTGGTCACGACGATCCTCGATGTGCCGCGCACGAGGGATCTGAATCTTTCCCCGCGGGTGTCCATACAGATCGATGTCGCTACCCGGCAGATGGTGCAGGCGTTGTGCTGA